In a genomic window of Methylobacter sp. YRD-M1:
- a CDS encoding Do family serine endopeptidase → MTAISAHLQAIDAWAQVPMTNNPLPEMLKKVIPAVVNISTRTRFSQRENPLLKDPSYRHLYDKSNKAMEWEVQNLGSGVIINAGKGYVITNHHVIDKADQITVTLQDNRSYSATVIGSDPNTEVALIKIKSDKLIALPQGNSDVLQVGDIVVAIGSPFGLGQTVTSGIISALGRSSLGLEGYEDFIQTDASINPGNSGGALVNLQGELIGINTAIVGPNGSNVGIGFAIPINTANHVVNQIIQYGNIERGQLGIQIQNLTPNLARAFNIDRQGGAVISGVVPGSPADKAGLRKGDIVIAINDQPVDTSTKLSNSIALMRVGEKATLHIFRQGEEKTIEARIAKPNNKTKLVDQY, encoded by the coding sequence ATGACGGCAATATCAGCCCATTTACAGGCAATAGATGCATGGGCTCAAGTCCCTATGACCAATAACCCTCTGCCGGAGATGCTAAAAAAAGTCATTCCGGCTGTCGTCAATATCTCCACTCGTACACGATTCAGTCAAAGAGAAAATCCTTTATTGAAAGACCCTTCCTACCGTCATTTATATGACAAGTCAAACAAAGCGATGGAATGGGAAGTCCAGAATCTTGGATCAGGCGTTATCATCAATGCCGGCAAAGGCTATGTCATTACTAATCATCACGTTATTGACAAGGCCGACCAAATAACAGTGACACTGCAGGATAACCGAAGCTATAGCGCGACTGTGATAGGTAGCGACCCAAACACCGAAGTCGCCTTGATTAAAATCAAATCCGACAAATTAATCGCTCTTCCCCAAGGCAATTCCGATGTATTACAGGTCGGCGATATCGTCGTTGCGATAGGCAGTCCTTTCGGCCTCGGCCAGACAGTCACCTCCGGCATAATCAGCGCCTTGGGCCGCTCCAGCCTGGGCCTGGAAGGCTATGAGGACTTTATTCAAACTGACGCATCAATCAATCCCGGAAATTCCGGCGGTGCTCTGGTCAATTTGCAAGGCGAATTGATCGGCATCAATACAGCCATAGTCGGCCCTAACGGCAGCAATGTCGGTATTGGATTCGCCATCCCTATTAATACGGCTAATCATGTTGTCAATCAAATCATCCAATACGGCAATATTGAGCGAGGCCAGCTAGGGATTCAGATTCAAAATCTCACCCCGAATCTGGCTAGGGCGTTTAACATTGATCGACAGGGAGGCGCTGTTATTTCAGGTGTTGTTCCCGGCTCCCCAGCCGATAAAGCGGGATTGAGAAAAGGGGATATCGTCATTGCCATTAACGACCAACCGGTGGACACCTCAACCAAACTGAGCAATAGCATTGCATTAATGAGAGTCGGCGAAAAAGCCACTCTTCATATCTTCCGTCAAGGCGAAGAAAAAACCATAGAAGCCCGAATAGCAAAACCCAATAACAAGACGAAACTTGTTGATCAATACTAG
- a CDS encoding HPF/RaiA family ribosome-associated protein, producing the protein MQIPLQITFRGIPHSDAVEARIREKVAKLDRFHSHIMSCRVAVESEHQHHHQGNQYHIRIDITTPRKELVISREHHDKQAHEDIYVAIRDAFKAAVRQLEDYARVQRGEVKTHDLQKTGTVARLLPEQDHGFIETVDGREIYFHRNSVVGGFDQLEVGSPVSYVIEEDDIGPRASTVYP; encoded by the coding sequence ATGCAAATCCCATTACAGATTACCTTTCGCGGCATACCCCATTCTGATGCCGTAGAAGCCAGAATCCGCGAGAAAGTTGCCAAACTGGATAGATTCCATAGCCATATCATGAGCTGCCGGGTTGCCGTAGAGTCAGAGCACCAACATCATCACCAGGGCAATCAGTACCATATCCGTATCGATATCACGACCCCCCGGAAAGAACTGGTCATCAGCCGGGAACACCACGATAAGCAAGCCCATGAAGACATTTATGTTGCCATACGGGATGCTTTCAAGGCGGCGGTAAGGCAACTCGAAGACTATGCCCGTGTTCAGCGTGGCGAAGTCAAAACTCACGACCTGCAGAAAACAGGAACAGTAGCGCGCTTGCTGCCTGAGCAGGATCATGGTTTTATCGAAACCGTAGATGGTCGTGAAATCTATTTCCACAGAAATAGTGTGGTAGGCGGATTTGATCAGTTAGAGGTGGGCAGTCCAGTTAGCTATGTTATAGAAGAAGACGATATCGGTCCCAGAGCCAGCACTGTTTACCCGTAA
- a CDS encoding IS1182 family transposase: MSRFIQFDRNQQYLLPPSVDEWLPEDHLARFIVEVIDQLDLSKLTGHYSGRGSAAYHPALLLALLVYGYATGTFSSRKIERATYDSVAFRFIAANHHPDHDTLAHFRKTFLVELEDLFVQVLTLAQTMKLVKLGQISLDGTKIKANASKHKALSHGHIEKLEAQLREEVQALLKKAVDVDQEELADGIDLPAEVARREDRLKALAEAKAKIAERVKERDEQAQKDYQGKLADRERQRQAGKKPRGQEPKAPETGPKDKDQINLTDEESRIMPSKDGFVQGYNAQAAVDVDSLLVVGATLSQHTNDKRQVEPMLKALNALPDSLGKPETLLADNGYFSKDNIHACVEQKITPLIALGREAHHLPLAERLTPDTPEPESDDPLVKMAWKLKTQSGRALYGKRKSTVEPVFGIIKQVLGFRQFSLRGLDAVAGEWKLVTMAFNLKRMHMLAAG; this comes from the coding sequence ATGAGCCGCTTTATTCAGTTTGATCGAAACCAACAGTATTTGCTTCCGCCGTCCGTGGACGAATGGTTGCCGGAAGACCACCTGGCACGCTTTATCGTCGAAGTGATCGATCAGCTCGATCTATCAAAACTGACAGGCCATTATTCTGGACGGGGTTCAGCGGCTTATCATCCGGCACTGCTGTTGGCCCTGCTGGTCTATGGTTATGCGACCGGCACGTTCTCCAGTCGCAAGATCGAGCGGGCAACCTACGATTCAGTGGCGTTTCGGTTCATTGCTGCCAATCATCATCCCGATCATGACACCCTGGCCCATTTCCGCAAGACCTTTCTGGTGGAGTTGGAGGACTTGTTCGTACAAGTGCTGACGCTGGCGCAGACGATGAAACTCGTCAAGCTGGGACAGATTTCGCTGGATGGTACCAAAATCAAGGCCAATGCCTCGAAGCACAAGGCCTTGTCCCATGGCCACATCGAAAAGTTGGAAGCGCAATTGCGTGAGGAAGTGCAGGCCCTGCTGAAAAAGGCAGTGGACGTTGATCAGGAAGAATTGGCCGACGGTATCGATTTGCCGGCGGAAGTCGCGCGTCGGGAAGATCGCTTGAAAGCCTTGGCGGAAGCCAAGGCCAAGATTGCCGAACGGGTTAAAGAACGGGACGAACAAGCCCAAAAAGACTACCAGGGGAAACTGGCTGACCGGGAGCGCCAGCGTCAGGCGGGCAAAAAGCCCCGAGGCCAGGAGCCTAAGGCGCCCGAAACCGGCCCCAAAGATAAGGACCAGATCAACCTGACCGATGAAGAATCGCGGATCATGCCGAGCAAGGACGGCTTCGTGCAGGGCTACAACGCCCAGGCGGCCGTCGATGTCGACAGCCTGCTGGTGGTTGGTGCTACACTCAGCCAGCATACCAACGACAAGCGGCAAGTCGAGCCAATGCTGAAGGCGCTGAACGCCTTGCCGGATAGCCTCGGCAAGCCAGAAACGCTGCTGGCCGACAACGGCTACTTCAGCAAAGACAATATCCATGCCTGTGTGGAGCAAAAAATTACACCCCTCATCGCCCTGGGCCGGGAAGCCCATCATCTGCCATTGGCAGAACGCCTGACGCCGGATACACCGGAACCTGAAAGCGATGACCCGCTAGTCAAAATGGCCTGGAAACTCAAAACCCAGAGTGGCCGCGCGCTTTATGGTAAACGCAAAAGCACGGTCGAACCGGTATTTGGGATCATCAAACAGGTATTGGGATTCCGCCAATTCTCGCTGAGAGGCCTTGATGCGGTAGCTGGTGAGTGGAAACTGGTGACTATGGCCTTCAATTTAAAGCGAATGCATATGCTGGCGGCCGGATAA